The Streptomyces rimosus genomic interval GAGCCGACCCCGCTGCACAGCGTCGTCGGCCCCGAACTGGGCAGCCTCTTCACCGACCTGCACTCCGAGCACGGCGTCCGCTTCCACTTCGGCGCCCGGCTCACCGAGATCGCCGGACAGGACGGTGTGGTGCTGGCCGCGCGCACCGACGACGGCGAGGAGCACCCGGCCCACGACGTGCTCGCCGCGATCGGCGCCGCGCCGCGCACCGCCCTCGCCGAACAGGCCGGGCTGACCCTGGTCGACCCGGCGTACGGCGGCGGCGTCGCGGTGGACGCCGCGCTGCGCACCTCCGACCCGAACATCTACGCGGCGGGTGATGTCGCCGCCTTCCCGTACTCCCTGCTGGCCCCCGAGAACGGCGAGCCGGCCGTCCTGCGCGTCGAGCACTGGGCCAACGCCCTGAACGGCGGCCCCGCCGCCGCCCGCGCCATGCTCGGCCAGGAAGTCACCTACGACCGCATCCCGTACTTCTTCTCCGACCAGTACGACGTCGGGCTGGAGTACTCCGGCTACGCGCCCCCCGGCTCCTACGACCAGGTCGTGTGCCGCGGCGACGTCGGCAAGCGCGAGTTCATCGCCTTCTGGCTGTCCGAGGGGCGGCTGCTGGCGGGCATGAACGTCAACGTGTGGGACGTCACCGACCCGATCCAGAAGCTCATCCGCTCGGGCCGGGTCCTCGACCCGAACGCGCTGGCCGACCCGGAGGTGGCGCTGGACTCGCTGCTCTGAGCCCGGGGCGTCCGGTACGCCGTGCGGCGGGCGGGGCGGCCGTATCCGCCCGCCGCACGGGGTACCCGTAGCGCAGCCGACGCCAGGGAGAGAACCAGCCATGCCCGAAGCCACCGTCACGCCGGACGACGTCCGGGAAGCCGCCGCCCGCCTCAAGGGCGTCGTCCACCGCACCCCCGTGCTGCGGTCCCGCACCCTCGACCGCCTGGTCGGCGCCGAGGTGCACCTCAAGTGCGAGAACTTCCAGCGCGTCGGCGCGTTCAAGTTCCGCGGCGCCTACCACGCCGTCTCCCGGCTGGCACCGGAGCAGCTGGCACGCGGTGTCGCGGCGTTCTCCTCCGGCAACCACGCCCAGGCGGTCGCGCTGGCCGCCCGGGAACTGGGCAGCAGCGCCGTCATCCTCATGCCCGAGGACTCACCGCGCTCCAAACGGGACGCCACCGAGGGGTACGGCGCGGAGATCGTCACCTACGACCGCTACACCGGCGACCGGGCCGCGCTCGGCGCGCAGCTGGCCGCCGACCGCGGCCTGGCCTTGATCCCGCCGTACGACCACCCGCACGTCATCGCCGGGCAGGGCACCGCGGCCCTGGAGCTGATCGAGGACACCGGCCCGCTGGACGCCCTGCTCACACCGGTCGGCGGGGGCGGGCTGATGGCGGGCTCGGCGCTCGCCGCCACCGCGCTGTCGCCCGGCATCCGCATGATCGGCGTCGAGCCGGAGGCCGGGGACGACACCCGGCGCTCGCTGGCGGCCGGCGAGCGGGTCCGCATCCCCGTACCGCACACCATCGCCGACGGGCAGGCGCTGTCCGAACCCGGCGAGCTGACCTTCGCGGTCAACCGGCGGCTGCTGGACTCGGTGGTGCTGGTCAGCGACGACGAGATCCGGGCCGCGATGCGGCTGGCCTTCGAACGACTGAAGATCGTCACCGAGCCGAGCGGGGCCAGCGCGCTGGCCGCCCTGCTGGCCGGAGCCGTCGAGCCGCTGCCGCGCCGCGTCGGCGTGGTGATCTCCGGCGGCAACATCGGACTGGACCGGTTCCTGGAGCTGATGGGGTGAGCGGCGCGCCGGTACGCCCCGGCGACGACCAGGCGCTCCCGCCACGCCGGTCCGTCCCCGCGGCGCCCGGCGGCCCCGCCCGCCGCACGGGTCCGGACGGGACTGTCGTACCCCACCCGTAGAATTCAGGCGTGGCAGGCAGGATCAACGATGACGACGTGAAGGCGGTTCGGGACGCGGTCCCGATCGACGCCGTCGTGTCCGAGTACCTCCAGTTGCGGAACGCGGGCGGCGGCAACCTCAAGGGCCTGTGCCCCTTCCACGACGAGAAGTCCCCCTCCTTCCACGTCAGCCCGGCCAAGGGGCTCTACCACTGCTTCGGCTGCCAGGAGGGCGGCGACGTCGTCGACTTCATCATGAAGCTCGACCACCTCTCCTTCGCCGAGACCATCGAGCGCCTCGCCTCCCAGGCCGGCATCACCCTGCGCTACGAGGAGGGCGGCTACGCCCCCGGCCGCCAGCAGGGCGAGCGCACCCGCCTCGTCGAGGCCCACAAGGCCGCCGCCCAGTTCTACGTGGAGCAGCTGGACAGCCCCGAGGCCGAGATCGGCCGCCGCTTCCTCGCCGACCGCGGCTTCGACCAGGCCGCCGCCCAGCACTTCGGCGTCGGCTACAGCCCGGCCGGCTGGGACCACCTCACCCGCTTCCTGCGCGGCCGCGGCTTCAGCGACAAGGAGCTGATCCTCTCCGGCCTCTCCCAGGACGGCCGCCGCGGCCCCATCGACCGCTTCCGCGGCCGCCTGATGTGGCCGATCCGCGACATCGCCGGCGAGGTCGTCGGCTTCGGCGCCCGCAAGCTGCGCGACGACGACAACGGCCCCAAGTACCTGAACACCCCCGAGACCCCCCTCTACCGCAAGTCCCATGTCCTGTACGGCATCGACCTCGCCAAGAAGGAGATCGCCAAGACCAACCGCGCGGTCGTCGTCGAGGGCTACACCGACGTCATGGCCTGCCACCTCGCCGGCATCACCACCGCCATCGCCACCTGCGGCACCAGCTTCGGCGAGGGCCACATCAAGATCCTGCGCCGGCTGCTGATGGACAACTCCGGCTCCGAGGTCGTCTTCACCTTCGACGGCGACGCGGCCGGCCAGAAGGCCGCGCTGCGCGCCTTCGAGGACGACCAGAAGTTCGCCGCCCAGACCTCCATCGCGATCACCCCCGGCGGCATGGACCCCTGCGACCTGCGCCTGGCCAAGGGCGACGCGGCCGTCGCCGACCTGGTGGAGTCGCGTACACCGCTCTTCGAGTTCGCGCTGCGCCAGGTCGTCGCCCGGCACAACCTGGACACGACCGTGGGCCGCGCCGCCGCCCTGGACGAGGCCGCGCCCATCGTCGCCAACATCAAGAACAGCTCCATCCAGCACGAGTCCGCCGTGCAGCTGGCCGGCATGCTCGGCATCCTCGACACCCAGTTCGTGGTCCGCCGGGTCGGCCAGCTCGCCCGCTGGGCGCGCGAGCGCGGCCGGGACGGCCAGGACCCGTCCCGTACGGGCCGCCGTGCCGCCCAGCAGGCTCCGGAAGCCACCCAGCCGCCTGCCGGCCCGCGCGGCCCCGCGCTGAACCTGCGCAGCCCCGCCCACCGCGTCGAGCGCGAACTCCTCAAGCTCGCCCTCCAGCGCCCCGACCTGGTCTCGCCCGCCTTCGACGCGTACGGCGCCGACGAATTCACCGCGCCCCCGTACGCCACCGTCCGCCGCTGCATCGAGGACGCCGGCGGGGTCCAGTCGGCCGCCGGCGACAACACCTACCTCGCCCGGGTCCGCGAGGCCGCCCCCGACGACACCGTCCGCTCCCTGGTCACCGAGCTGGCCGTGGAGCCGCTGCACACCCGCCGCGACCCCGACGAGGCGTACGCCGGCGTCCAGTTGGTCGCCGTCCGGCTGGCCGCCGTCAACCACCGCGTCACGGAGATCCGCGGCGCCCTCCAGCGCCTCGGCCCGAACGCTGACCCCCAGCACCTGGCCGCCGTCCAGAACGAGCTGTGGGTCCTCCAGCAGTACGGCCAGGCGCTGCGCGAGCGGGGGTACGCGGCGCTGTAGCGGGCTGTGGCGGCGCTCGGCGCCCCCGCTGGGCGCGACCGCGTCCGCCTCGCCGTAACCGCGCCCGTACCGCCCGTCCGGTCCCGTCCCGGCCGCCCGCACCCGGCCGTCCTTACCCCGCCGTAGCCGCTCGGTCACCGTGCGGACCCAAAAAGTGCCCGCACGCCCCTCGTGGCGGGCGTGTGTCGTACTCCACACTGAGGAGCGGTGCCTGAGTCCTCGGAGCGCGGCGGGTCCGGGTGTACCGAACCGGAATCCCCCGCGGAACCGCTCTTGATGTACGGGACGGACAGCGGCTCGGCCGCAGACGCTCCCGGCCTTTCCGCCGCCTCAGCAGCGTTCACACTGGAGGTCGCCCCCGTGCAGACCCGGACCCTCGCCGACGCGCCGGCCGCGCAGACGGCCACCGTGCCGCAGCAGGCCGAGCCGCCCGCGCCCGAAATCCTCGTGGAGGAGATCGCCCCGGAGCCGCCGCCGCGTCCCGAGGCGGGCGGCCCCTCCTCCGACCTGTTCCGCCAGTACCTGCGGGAGATCGGCCGGATACCGCTGCTGACCGCCGTGGAGGAGGTCGAACTGGCCCGCCGCGTCGAGGCCGGGCTGTTCGCCGAGGAGAAGCTGCGGCTCGCCCCCGACCTGGACTCCCAGCTGGCCCTCGACCTGGACAAGCTCGTCGTCCTTGGCCGGATGGCCAAGCGCCGCCTCATCGAGGCCAACCTGCGCCTGGTCGTCTCCGTCGCCAAGCGCTACGTCGGCCGCGGCCTGACCATGCTCGACCTCGTCCAGGAGGGCAACCTCGGGCTGATCCGCGCCGTGGAGAAGTTCGACTACGCCCGCGGCTACAAGTTCTCCACGTACGCCACGTGGTGGATCCGCCAGGCCATGTCCCGCGCGCTGGCCGACCAGGCCCGTACGATCCGCGTCCCCGTACACGTCGTGGAGCTGATCAACCGCGTGGTGCGGGTACAGCGCCGGATGCTCCAGGAGCGCGGCTACGAGCCCGCGCCCGAGGAGGTCGCCGCCCAGCTCGACCTGCCCCCGGAACGCGTCAGCGAGGTGCTGCGGCTCGCCCAGGAGCCGGTCTCCCTGCACGCCCCCGTGGGCGAGGAGGACGACGTCGCGCTCGGCGACCTCATCGAGGACGGCGACGCCGCGTCCCCCGTCGAATCGGCCGCCTTCCTGCTCCTGCGCGAACACCTCGAAGCGGTGCTCTCCACCCTCGGCGAACGCGAACGCAAGGTCGTCCAGCTGCGGTACGGCCTCGTCGACGGCCGCCCGCGCACGCTGGAGGAGATCGGCCGGATCTTCGGCGTCACCCGCGAACGCATCCGCCAGATCGAGTCCAAGACGCTGAACAAGCTGCGCGATCACGCGTTCGCCGATCAACTCAGGGGATATCTGGACTAGTCGGCGGGTTGGCGGCTGGACGGCTGGACGGTTTGACGGCGGGGTGGCGAGGTCGTCGCGGCCGGGCCGGTGGCCGCCGGGCGGACAGGCCACCAGATGGAGGGCGGCTCACCGGCCCGACGGTTACTGCCCGATGGTCACTGACCTGCCGGTCACCGTCCCGCCGGTCCCTGCCCCGCCGGTCACTGACTCGACAAGAACGCCCCGGCGTAGCTCTCCTCCCGCACCGCGATGTACTGCTGGCGTACCGCCTGCCCGACCGGCAGGTCCTCGCCCGGCTCGAAGACCTGGCTGGCCGCCGCGGGCCAGCGCGGCGGCTCGTGCGGCGCCAGCGTGCCGTGCGCCGCGCCCAGCGCCCACGCCGCCTGCCGTGCCGCGCCCAGCGCCGCGTAGTCCGCCGGCTGCGGCACCACGACCTGCGCGCCGAACAGCCCCGGCGCCGCCGCCTGCACCGCGCCCAGCTCGGCCGCCGCGCCCAGCAGGAACACCCGGCGCACCTCGACACCGCGCCCGCGCAGCACGTCCAGCGCGTCCGCGAGGCCGCACAGCATGCCCTCGAAGGCCGCCCGCGCCAGATGCTCCGGCTTCATGCTCTCGCGGCGCAGCCCGTGCAGCGATCCCGCCGTGTGCGGCAGGTGCGGCGTCCGCTCGCCCTCCAGATACGGCAGCAGCACCAGCCCGTACGAGCCCGGCGTCGACTTCAGCGCCAGCTCGGACAGCCCCGTCAGATCGGTGCCCAGCATCTCCGCAGTGCCGCGCAGCACGCGTACGGCGTTGCTCGTGTGCACCACCGGCAGATGCATCCCCGTCGCGTCGGCGAACGAGGTGATCGTGCCGTTGGAGTCCGCCAGCGCCTCGTGGTGGATGCCGAAGACCGAGCCGGAGGCGCCCAGCGACACCACCGCGTCGCCCGCCCCGACGCCCAGCCCGAAGGCGGCGGCCATCGTCTCGCCCGTACCGGCGGAGATCAGCAGCCCCTCCGGCGTGAACCCGGCGGTGCCGGACGGACCCAGCACCTCCGGCAGCCGCACCTGGTGCCCGAGCGCCAGCTCCACCAGATCGGGCCGGTACGCGCCGGCGGCCGCCGACCAGTACCCGGTCCCGGAGGCCCCGCCCCGGTCGGTCGTACGCCGCGCCGGCCGCCCCAGCAGCTGCCACACCAGCCAGTCGTGCGGCTGCAGGACCTCCGCGACGCGCGCCGCGTTCGCCGGTTCGTTACGGGCCAGCCAGCGCAGCTTCGTCAGCGGCTGGGCGGCGTGCGGCACGGCGCCCACGGCCTGCGTCCAGGCGGCCCGCCCGCCGAGCGCGTCGGTCAGGTCGGCCGCCGCGCTCTGCGCCCGCTTGTCGTTGCCGACCAGTGCGGCCCGTACGAGTGCGCCGTCGGCGTCCAGCGGCAGCATCCCGTGCTGCTGCGCGGAGACCCCGATCGCCTGTACGCCCTCCAGAAGGCCGTTGCCCGCGGCCTCGCCGAGTGACATCAGCCACGCCTGCGGGTCGATCTCGTGTCCCTTTTCGGCGGGGTGCGGCGCGTACCCCTGCCTGATGACGGCACCCGTGTCCGCGTCGCAGACCACGATCCGTGTGCTTTCGGACGAACTGTCCAGCCCGGCGACTATCCCCATGCCCCCAGATGATGCCCCATGCGCGGGACGCGACGGCCGTCAGGTTCACACCCCCGTGGCCGGGGGAGGCGGGCGCGGGCGGCCGATTCCCGGGGTGTACGGGGTGGGAACCCGGCGGCCGCCCGGCCCCGGTGATCACGTATTGCTGGTGCCCCAGTCGTCCGCATCGCCGCCACGCTGCTCGCGCAGCGAACGGATGCGCGCGGCCACCGGCCCCGGCATCCGGTCCCCGACCTTCTCCGACACCTTGTCGAACGCCTTCGTGGCCACCTCGCGGCCGCCGAGCGCCGCTGACTCGGCGGTGTTCCGTACGGCCGGGTTCTGCGTGATCCGCCGGGCACTCTTG includes:
- a CDS encoding pyridoxal-phosphate dependent enzyme codes for the protein MPEATVTPDDVREAAARLKGVVHRTPVLRSRTLDRLVGAEVHLKCENFQRVGAFKFRGAYHAVSRLAPEQLARGVAAFSSGNHAQAVALAARELGSSAVILMPEDSPRSKRDATEGYGAEIVTYDRYTGDRAALGAQLAADRGLALIPPYDHPHVIAGQGTAALELIEDTGPLDALLTPVGGGGLMAGSALAATALSPGIRMIGVEPEAGDDTRRSLAAGERVRIPVPHTIADGQALSEPGELTFAVNRRLLDSVVLVSDDEIRAAMRLAFERLKIVTEPSGASALAALLAGAVEPLPRRVGVVISGGNIGLDRFLELMG
- the dnaG gene encoding DNA primase, which gives rise to MAGRINDDDVKAVRDAVPIDAVVSEYLQLRNAGGGNLKGLCPFHDEKSPSFHVSPAKGLYHCFGCQEGGDVVDFIMKLDHLSFAETIERLASQAGITLRYEEGGYAPGRQQGERTRLVEAHKAAAQFYVEQLDSPEAEIGRRFLADRGFDQAAAQHFGVGYSPAGWDHLTRFLRGRGFSDKELILSGLSQDGRRGPIDRFRGRLMWPIRDIAGEVVGFGARKLRDDDNGPKYLNTPETPLYRKSHVLYGIDLAKKEIAKTNRAVVVEGYTDVMACHLAGITTAIATCGTSFGEGHIKILRRLLMDNSGSEVVFTFDGDAAGQKAALRAFEDDQKFAAQTSIAITPGGMDPCDLRLAKGDAAVADLVESRTPLFEFALRQVVARHNLDTTVGRAAALDEAAPIVANIKNSSIQHESAVQLAGMLGILDTQFVVRRVGQLARWARERGRDGQDPSRTGRRAAQQAPEATQPPAGPRGPALNLRSPAHRVERELLKLALQRPDLVSPAFDAYGADEFTAPPYATVRRCIEDAGGVQSAAGDNTYLARVREAAPDDTVRSLVTELAVEPLHTRRDPDEAYAGVQLVAVRLAAVNHRVTEIRGALQRLGPNADPQHLAAVQNELWVLQQYGQALRERGYAAL
- a CDS encoding RNA polymerase sigma factor, giving the protein MPESSERGGSGCTEPESPAEPLLMYGTDSGSAADAPGLSAASAAFTLEVAPVQTRTLADAPAAQTATVPQQAEPPAPEILVEEIAPEPPPRPEAGGPSSDLFRQYLREIGRIPLLTAVEEVELARRVEAGLFAEEKLRLAPDLDSQLALDLDKLVVLGRMAKRRLIEANLRLVVSVAKRYVGRGLTMLDLVQEGNLGLIRAVEKFDYARGYKFSTYATWWIRQAMSRALADQARTIRVPVHVVELINRVVRVQRRMLQERGYEPAPEEVAAQLDLPPERVSEVLRLAQEPVSLHAPVGEEDDVALGDLIEDGDAASPVESAAFLLLREHLEAVLSTLGERERKVVQLRYGLVDGRPRTLEEIGRIFGVTRERIRQIESKTLNKLRDHAFADQLRGYLD
- a CDS encoding NAD(P)/FAD-dependent oxidoreductase, producing MVDAHQTFVIVGGGLAGAKAAETLRAEGFTGRVILICDERDHPYERPPLSKGYLLGKEERESVFVHEPAWYAGADIELHLGQPAVHLDRAARTVRLGDGTLIVYDKLLLATGAEPRRLEIPGTGLAGVHHLRRIAHAERLRGVLHSLGRDNGHLVIAGAGWIGLEVAAAARSYGAEVTVVEPEPTPLHSVVGPELGSLFTDLHSEHGVRFHFGARLTEIAGQDGVVLAARTDDGEEHPAHDVLAAIGAAPRTALAEQAGLTLVDPAYGGGVAVDAALRTSDPNIYAAGDVAAFPYSLLAPENGEPAVLRVEHWANALNGGPAAARAMLGQEVTYDRIPYFFSDQYDVGLEYSGYAPPGSYDQVVCRGDVGKREFIAFWLSEGRLLAGMNVNVWDVTDPIQKLIRSGRVLDPNALADPEVALDSLL
- a CDS encoding FGGY family carbohydrate kinase yields the protein MGIVAGLDSSSESTRIVVCDADTGAVIRQGYAPHPAEKGHEIDPQAWLMSLGEAAGNGLLEGVQAIGVSAQQHGMLPLDADGALVRAALVGNDKRAQSAAADLTDALGGRAAWTQAVGAVPHAAQPLTKLRWLARNEPANAARVAEVLQPHDWLVWQLLGRPARRTTDRGGASGTGYWSAAAGAYRPDLVELALGHQVRLPEVLGPSGTAGFTPEGLLISAGTGETMAAAFGLGVGAGDAVVSLGASGSVFGIHHEALADSNGTITSFADATGMHLPVVHTSNAVRVLRGTAEMLGTDLTGLSELALKSTPGSYGLVLLPYLEGERTPHLPHTAGSLHGLRRESMKPEHLARAAFEGMLCGLADALDVLRGRGVEVRRVFLLGAAAELGAVQAAAPGLFGAQVVVPQPADYAALGAARQAAWALGAAHGTLAPHEPPRWPAAASQVFEPGEDLPVGQAVRQQYIAVREESYAGAFLSSQ